Within bacterium BMS3Abin14, the genomic segment TCAATGGTTCTGGAGTTGTGCTGGAGAAGGGTGCTCAGGTACTCCTCAGGCAGGGGCGCCGGCCCACTACTTCCGAGACTCTTTTCGTCCCCTACGCCGGTCTCACGAAAAACCTGAAGGAAGGGCACCGGATCCTCATCGACGACGGCCGGGTGGAGCTCTTGGTCACCGGCAGGGAGGGCAACGCCATCCGTGCGCGAGTGAGGGAAGGAGGAACGCTCACCTCGCACAAGGGCCTCAATTTTCCCGACACGGACATCTCAACCCGGTCCTTCACGTCCAAGGACCGGGACGACCTGGCCTTCGGGATCAGACACGGGGTTGACGCCTTCGGCGTTTCTTTCGTGTCCACGGCCAAGGACGTGATGGTAGTGAAAAAGGCCCTTAAAAAGGCTGGTTACGAAGCTCCACTCATTGCAAAGATCGAGAGGCCCGCAGCGGTGAAGAACATTGATGAGATCCTGGATGTCTCCGACGGGATCATGGTGGCCCGGGGCGACCTGGGGGTGGAGGTCTCGGCCGCTGCCGTGCCCATCATCCAGAAGGACCTGATCCTGCGCGCTGCAAGGAAAAACCGGTTCGTCATCACCGCCACCCAGATGCTCGAGTCCATGATCCACAGCTCTGTGCCCACCAGGGCTGAGGCGGCTGACGTGGCCAACGCCGTTTTAGACGGTTCCGACGCGGTCATGCTCTCGGCCGAATCATCGGTGGGGATGTACCCCATAAAAGCTGTGCAGACCATGGATCTAATCGTCAGGGAGGCCGAGGGGAACGGCAAGTCCTACAGGACGGACCTCCCGGTACCGGCGCCGGTTTCCGGCGGTCGACCCGGCCACGGCGGCGTCGCAACGGCTGAGGCTACCGCCCGCGCAGCCCGGGAAGTGGGGGCGCGCTGCATTGTCGCCTTCACCAGTTCCGGTTACA encodes:
- the pyk gene encoding pyruvate kinase, with the protein product MRRTRIVCTIGPAARSSRMLEKLVGAGMDVARLNMAHGSREEHLAVITRLRKLSRKKNRPVGILLDLAGVKLRISEVNGSGVVLEKGAQVLLRQGRRPTTSETLFVPYAGLTKNLKEGHRILIDDGRVELLVTGREGNAIRARVREGGTLTSHKGLNFPDTDISTRSFTSKDRDDLAFGIRHGVDAFGVSFVSTAKDVMVVKKALKKAGYEAPLIAKIERPAAVKNIDEILDVSDGIMVARGDLGVEVSAAAVPIIQKDLILRAARKNRFVITATQMLESMIHSSVPTRAEAADVANAVLDGSDAVMLSAESSVGMYPIKAVQTMDLIVREAEGNGKSYRTDLPVPAPVSGGRPGHGGVATAEATARAAREVGARCIVAFTSSGYTAGLLSRFRPAVPIIAFTSNRKAVDRMKFAWGVVPLFMEHLDSTDAMIAGVERVEVEKALIKGRHARRGDTVVITASLPMAQWGKTKFLKVHKIQ